The Salmo salar chromosome ssa19, Ssal_v3.1, whole genome shotgun sequence DNA window CAGCTCTCCTCCTCGGCAGCCCACTCCCTGCAGCAGTACCTCAGCTGCGGAGGAGCCGGGTACCAGCAGATAGCCCACCCCCGGCATGCCGGCCTCTCCTGCAGCCCCCTAGGTGACCAGAGTCCCTCCTCGGACCACAAGGCCTCTTCCCGGACAGAACAGGTTTATCGGCCCATCATCCAGCCCCCTTACTCGTCCTCCACCTCTTCAGCAGTGGGGAAGGGCGCCAAGAGCAACTCTAGCAGCGGCTACTCCTCGGCCAGCTCGGTGTCCTCCTCCCGCACCCCTCACACGCCCCCTTCTGCGTCCTCCACTTCTTcgacctcctcttcttcttcctcatcTGCCTCGGGAGCCCACCCCTCCAACTCCATCCCCCCCTCCAGCTCTAGCTCGGGCCCCCCTAGACAGCAGCCTCCCACCCAGAGTGCTCCCCCAGCTCCCCAGCAGCAACAGCCCCCTCCAACCTCATCCACGTCTGCCCAGCAGCCCTTACCCAAGCACAGGCTCTCGAGCTACAGCTCACCCGCATCCCTTGTGAAAACCCCCACCACTGCCCTCGCAGGCCAAACCCCGCCGCAACCGCAGACCCAGTCATACTCACCCAGtcagccccctctctcccacctcccccaGTCCTATGGCGGCTTCAGCTCCCCTCAGGCCCAAGACCTGAGCTCAGCCGGGGTAAGAAAAGGCTATGGGAGCCTGGGAGGGCAAAGCCAGTCGTATTCGGCGGATGTGGTATACGGGACTGACTCTGCTTATgggtccctcccctcctctctaggcgGAGAGGGAAGTCCGTCAATAGGTTACGGCCCAGGCCACTCCCCTGCCCTTTTACGGTCGGGTGGGCCGTCTGGGGGTGGAACCTCAGGAGGCGGTGGTAGTAGCAGCTCAGGAGGTGGGACTTCTggctcaggaggaggaggagccacGAGCAGTATGGCAAATGAGAGAGGAGGTGGCGGAGGAGGGTCTTACCATATCCCTGAGTCGATCCCCTCCCCGTCGGCCAACTCTGGGATCAACCGTCCAGGGTTGCACTCCCCCGCCCCTGCCTGCCCCACCAAGACCCCAGGAGGAACGGGCTCTAACAAATATATCTCCTCTGTCCTTTCCCCCACCTTCATGTCCTCCCCTCAGGGCTACCCTGACACCAGAGGCCCTCGGCCCCAGTCCTACCACCCCAACTCCAACAAGACCAAATCTGACCCCAGCAGCATGCTAGGTGTGGGCTCTCAGAGGTCTCAAGAGGATGTGGATGACGACTTCTTGATCCAGCACCTTTTCCAAGCCCAGGCCAGTCCAGTGCCCCAGGCGTCCCACCACCACTCCCAGCAGCAACAATCTCAACAGACGGCCCAACAGCAGGCACCTCCCCAGCCCGTCTCCTCTACCACAGATGGCGGCAAAGGGCTGTCGTCCTATGAGCTGGGAAAGAGCTCTGAGGAGAGGTGCCACCTCCAGAGCGTTATCCGCACTCACAGCGCCATCTCCAGCACCGAATCAGGCGGGGGGGTTACTGGCCTAGACAGACAGCTGGAGATGTCTCTCAAgaaacagcagcaacaacaacagaggAATGACAGACGAGGCGGTGGCAGGattggaggaagaggaagtgcTGAGCAAAgccaccccctcctccaccactcTCTGGGATCAGTGGTGCACTATGGCCGGGGCGACCCATACTCCCAGCACTCCCTGGGCCCCCAACACTCCTCCCACCCGCAGCAACAGCACACCGCCTCCCATGCCCACCTTCAATCCCTCGCTCACATGGACCCGCAAAAGAAGCCACAAGAGCGCTCGGAGCTGGTGTACCCACGCAAGACCCCCGAGGTCCAGCAGCAACAGCACTCTCAGTCTCAAGCCTCAGCCTCCCTCATGGATTCCCCCACACACCAGTCCCGCCAAACGCCCCACCTGCTCCAGTCTGTGCTGTCCCACACCACCCGCAACAAAATGGAGCCCCATCAACAGCAGCAGCATTCGGTGAGCCAACAACAAGCTATGATGGATGGAGCCGGAGGGCGAATGGGCCCAAATAAACACCAGACTCCGACCCAGCAGGCTTCCCAGCTTCAGCTACAACTCCAGTCCCAGGCTTTGGAGGCCGCAGTGGCGGCCACTCACTACAGCCACGGACCTCCTCAACAGGACCAGAGCCAGTCCAAGCAACAACAGCAGAGCTCGGTGGTGTCCTCCCTGGACATGCTGGAGTGCTCGCTCTCCCAGACCTCCAGTACGGAtggagggggagtggaggagaggagaggaggtggtggtggagggagcgGAGAGTGCCGCATGCAACAAGAGCAGCAAAGGCTCGCGTCCCACCACCCTCAACATTCAGAAGTCCACTCATTACTCTCTGAGCCCGACATGGGCTTATCCGCCTCCTCGCAAGTGCACCACCTCCCCCAGCACCATCAACAACAGCAACACCCCAACTCACACCACCAGCAAAGCCACTCAGGGCACCACTCCCAAGGCCATGCTCACCCCCTGTCCAACCACTTGCCCCCTCCCTCAGCTTCCACCCACTCACAGCAACAGAAGTCCCAGTCCCACCCTTCCCAGCTCACCCTGGGCCAGCAGGTCCAATTGGACCAGCAACAGCGCTCTGAGCAGCACCCGTTTGACACGGTCAGCCCCGTGGAGAAAAGCGGCGGCCAGAGCCAGAATCACTTCGTCCCGCTCACCTCCATCTGCTTCCCGGACTCGCTCCTGCAAGACGAGGACCGCTCCTTCTTCCCCGGCATGGAGGACATGTTCTGCTCGGACGACTACTCCAAGTCGAGCTGCGCCGGAGAAAGCGCAGGCCCAATGCAGGGGGAGATGAACAAAGAGGGACCAGGAGATGGCCATGAGGAGGCCATGAAGGCTAATTCAGGTAGAGGAAGTGGAGGGGGAAGCGGAAGAGCCAGCTATGACATGCATGGCCACCACGGCGGCGACCAGGGCTACGTGCAGTACTGCCACGGTCTCTCCGAGTCAGGCAGCAGCACCATGGACCTGGAATCCCTCAAGACCCATGAGCTGCCCTCCACCGTCAATACGGAGCAGCTGGGCCTGATCCAGTTGCAAGGCCCCGGAGGCATGGGCGTCACTGGCCCGGGGAAATTGTCCTCGAGTCCAGGCGGGTGCGCTGGCGGTACTGGTGTCAGTTCTGGAGGCCTCACCTCACCCATCTTCTGCTCATCGCGCCCCAAGAAGCTACTCAAGTCAAGCTCGTTCCATCTGCTCAAGGAGCGCCGGGACCCCAACACGCTGCCCAAGAAGAGCTACGCGCAGGAGTACGAGTTCGAGGATGACGAGGACAAGGACAACCAGCCGGCAGACATCCGCCTGAACAGCCGCCGGCTCCCCGACCTCCTCCCCGACCTGGTCTCCAGTTGCCGTAAGACAGGAGGTGGGGCTGGAGGAGGAGGCACGCTCAGCCCCCTCATGGGAGACCTTAACTTCTACCACTCGACAGGTTATCCCCCCCTCGGCCCCCCTCCCCAGCTCATGTCGCAGGACGTGGTCAAGAAAAGGGGACGTAAGCCCACCAAGCAAAAGAGAGAGGGGCCTCCCAGGCCCAGGGGTAGGCCTCGCATTCGCCCGCAGCCAGAGCAGCACACGCCCTGTGGAATGTTGACCGGTGAGATGGGAGGAGGAACCGGATTAGGAGGGGGGAATGGAGGAGGAATGGATGGTAAACTGGGCAGGGACCGTGGTAGTGGATGCCGGGTGAGGAGAAATGACATGTTTATGGAGATGACTAGGAAGGACCAGACGCAGCAACACCACCTTCAGCAACAACAGCATCAGCTCCACCACCAGGCTCCACAGCATCAGGAGCCCATACCACCTCTCAAGGTGAGTGATTGAATTGAACTTCATTAATCCCCAGGGGGAAATATAGATGTCATAGCAGGCCTGTACTTAAAGGGACGTTACactttcaaatcaaagtttgtcaaaCGGTTTCAGATCTCTAAAGTAGTCTGTCAAGATTTAACCACTTCCCATAAATCTGGATCTATACAACTGATGACATGGGATTCGAATGCATCATGACATCGGACAGCTTTTCATTTTGGAGTGGAATGTTCCTTTAAGGTGGCAGGAATAGCAAAGTttactgtactctgtactctaTTGGCATTTTAGCAAAACCTTTCCCGTTTTTTTCCTGTCGTAGATCAAACTGCCCATCGGCTCCATGTCCTCTTCCGACGACCTGCTGAGGATAGACTCTCTGTCTGGTACAGACCCCGCTCTGTCGGACGGCTCGGTGGGCTCGGCTCCCTCCCTTGGCCTGAGTCCCGGACCCCCGTGCGGAGGGACAGACTCCAACAGGACCCAGAACAAGAGCAAGCAGAACAGCCAGATGCTGAGTGATGGAGTGGATGGAGAGGGGATGGATGGAAGGGTAAAGGACTATTACATTTGTTTGTCCAATGAAtcagtttaaaatgttttatccTGTGTGTTGTATGTTACAATGTTACCCTTCTCAGTTGGTAAAATGAAGAGTGGAAACCAGTATTTCCCCACTAGTGAACCTGAGTCTATTTTTTCTCTCTATTCCCGACccgctccctctctgtctctctctcaggtggaTGAGAAGGATTCGGAATCCAAGGCGGGCTTCATGGCCTCCTTCATGGACTTCCTCAAGTCGGGAAAGAGACCTCAGGGCTTGGAAATGCCTGTGGGAATGGAATCAGGACATGGTGACGCTTCACCGCTCAAATGTGGAGGGCTCTGTCCCTTGTCCTCAGTGCCGCCTCCATTCGGGGAGGGTGAGGGCAACGGCGGCCTGGCCCTGGTTGGCTGCCCCAGCCCCTGCAAGCGCACCCTGGACGACGAGCTGAAGAGGAACCTGGAGACGCTGCCCTCGTTCTCCTCGGATGAGGAGGATTCGGTGGGCAAGAACCAGGACCTGCAGAAGAGCATCTCCTCAGCCATCTCGGCTCTCTACGATACACCGCAGCTGGCCTTCCAGCcgcccccacctcctcccccaccccagtcccaaccccaaCCTAGGCAGGCCCAGCTCACATCGACCCCGCTGCAGCCCCCCACCCTCAGCCCCCAGACCCCCTCACACACCCCTCACACCCAGCTCCAGGCGGCCGAGCCGGCTGTACTACAGCGAGAGGACCGGGAGATGgagaatgatgatgatgatgaggaggagaggaagatgggagGAGTGGGTAATGAGAGTGAAGTGAAGGTTATGGAAGAGGAGGCGCCAGAGTTTGAAACACTTGGTGCACCCAAATTAGAAGGTAAGGGAAATACCGGGCCGATACAGATCATATTGATGATATTTTGTTGTCGATGATTGCCAATACCAGTATGGCAaaaggagggggaaaaaaacattatgTCCTTGCGAGGTGAGGGGGATCAACTGAGATTGCAAACGAAAACTTTGTCATATTTGGATGACAAGTTTTTAATGAAAGTTGCACAGTGCAGCATAAAATGTGGCAAGCGACCACTTAGTAGTTGTTTCCCACATATTTACTATTTTGGCTCAGATGTAATAGTTTAAAATATTGTATCATAGTATCGgagccccttgactttttccatattttgttgtgttctaaattggattaaattgttgttgtttttatcagcgttctatacacaataccccataatgacaaagccccAGAATACcccagacatttttgcaaatgtattgaaaataaaaaaactatcacatttacgtaattattcagaccctttactcagtaccgtaaattccggactataagccgcaacttttttcccaggctttgaacctcgcagcttaaacaatgacgcggctaatatatggatttttcccgctttccaaaaaaacacattctgtgacgtgctcagtttgacggcatgaagctttcattagaccaataaaATTGCAgaacgggttacggtcaaacaacttttttgtttactgtttagattaaatcgagcgctctcaaacttcccatcattctgattacggtagtcattttgtcaccctcatcatggcaaagacacggagaaatgcatatgatgcagctttcaagttgaaggcgattgatctggctgttggaaaaggaaatagagctgctgcacgggagcttggtcttaatgagtcgatgataagacgttggaaacagcagcgtgaggaattgactcagtgcaaaaagattactaaagcttactgctaattttttattttttgttacaagccgtgtttcgttaaagcctatttatttttgttacaagccgtgtttcgttaaagcctatttatttttgttacaagccgtgtttcgttaaagcctgtgtaatgTTATAGACATGTgaggcttatttatgttcaaaataatttttcttttttttattcagtggcttatattcaggtgcgcttaatagtccggaaattacggtactttgttgaaacacctttggcatcgattacagccttgagtcttcttgggtatgatgctacaagcttggcacacctgtatttggagagtttctcccattgttctctgcagatccactcaagctctgacaggttggatggggagcgtcgctgcacagctatgttcaggtctctccagagatgttcgattgggtttaagtccgggctctgggtgggccactcaagtacattcagTGACTTGTTCCGTagctactcctgcattgtctgtgcttagggttgttgtccttttggaaggtgaaccttcgcccccagtctgaggtcctgagtgatttggagcaagttttcatcaaggatctttctgtactttcctccgttcatctttccctcaatcctgactagtctcccagtccctgctgctgaaaaacatcccgacagcatgatgctgccaccaccacgcttcaccgtagggatgtcacgcctggcattcaggccaaagagttcaatcttggtttcatcagaccagagaatgtggtttctcatggtttgagagtcctttaggtgccttttggaaaactccaatcaggctgtcatgtgcttcttactgaggagtggcttccgtctggccactctaccataacggcctgattggtgttctgcagcgatggttgtccttctggaaggttctcccatctccacagaggacatCTGGAGCTCTGATAGTGGGACAATTGGGTcttggtgacctccctgaccaaggcccttctctcccgattgcttagtttggccaggcggccagctctagaaagagttggttgttccaaacttcttccatttatgaatgatggagaccactgtgttcttggggaccttcaatgctgcagaatttttttggtgcccttccccagatctatgcctcgacacaatccagtctcggagtgcaacagacaattcctttgacctcgtggcttggtttttgctctgacatgcactgtcaactgtttgacctttatatagacgggtgtgcctttccaaatcatgtccaatcaattgaatttcccacaggtggactccaatcaagttgtagaaatggaacaggacatacttgagctcaatttcagtctcatagtaaagggtctgaataccctacagttgaagtcggaagtttacatacaccttagccaaatacatttaaactcagtttttccacatttcctgacatttaatccaagtaaaaattccctgtcttaggtcagtttggatcaccactttattttaataatgtgaaatgtcagaataatactagagagaatgatttatttctgctttcATTACttacatcacattcccagtgggtcagaagtttacatacactcaattagtatttggtagcattgcctttaaaatgtttaacttgggtcaaatgtttcgggtagccttccacaagcttcccacaataacttgggtgaattttggcccattcctcctgacagagctggtgtaactgagtcaggtttgtaggcctccttgctcgcacatgctttttcagttcttcccaaaaatgttctatgggattgaggtcagggctttgtgatggccactcaataccttgactttgttgtccttaagccattttgccacaactttggaagtatgcttggggtcattttccatttggaaaacccatttgtgaccaagctttaacttcctgactgatgtcttgagatgttgcttcaatatatccacataattttccttcctcatgtgccatctattttgtgaagtacaccagtccctcctgcagcaaagcacccccacaacataatgctgccacccccgtagttcacagttgggatggtgttcttcggcttgcaagcgtccccctttttcctccaaacataacgatgctcattatggccaaatagttctatttttgtttcatcagaccagaggacatttctccaaaagaacaatctttgtccccatgtgcagttgcaaaccatagtcaggcttttttatggcggttttgaagcagtggcttcttccttgctgagcggcatttcaggttatgtcgatataggactcgttttactgtggatatagatacttttgtaccggtttcctccagcatctttacaaaggtctacattttttttctgaggtcttggctgatttcttttgattttcccatgatgtcaagcaaagaggcactgagtttgaaggtaggccttgaaatacatccacaggtacacctccaattgactcaaatgatgtcaattagcctatgagaagcttctaaagccatgacataattttctggaattttccaagctgtttaaaggcagtcaacttagtgtatgtaaacttctgacccactggaattgtgatacagtgaaataatctgtctgtaaacaattgttggaaaaatgacttgtgtcatggacaaagtagatgtcctaaccgacttgccaaagctatagtttgttaacaagacatttgtggagtagttgaaaaacgagttttaatgattccaacctaagtctatgtaaacttccgacttcaactgtatgtatataaggtatttgttttttaaaatatttaataGATTTGCAAACACTTCTAAGAACCTGT harbors:
- the LOC106579416 gene encoding LOW QUALITY PROTEIN: proline-rich protein 12 (The sequence of the model RefSeq protein was modified relative to this genomic sequence to represent the inferred CDS: deleted 2 bases in 1 codon); the encoded protein is MDRNYPGTGFGDLGAGWSYERSAKASLVYGSSRSSHPESELLHRQAYGTPHPLQGYATNHHPGSSGQGGAWGAGRSLGLSGLFDTGLHHASPSGPDASVMNLISALESQRGPQPQPSASSLLSQFRTPSWQTAMHTPAPAELFISGSGSFPSSSALSAYQHPASFSSRSFPTLQDTPTFSPTSNGLLSPHDPLLHIKGPSQSSLGFDRLLSSQGAAAAYRGAQDSTGAASSAQASSALHIQSHQFNLLSSQLQDQSSQLYNASVFSSAQAQAQAQSNSVQERAVPRQDSVIKHYQRPTPSQSQLSSSAAHSLQQYLSCGGAGYQQIAHPRHAGLSCSPLGDQSPSSDHKASSRTEQVYRPIIQPPYSSSTSSAVGKGAKSNSSSGYSSASSVSSSRTPHTPPSASSTSSTSSSSSSSASGAHPSNSIPPSSSSSGPPRQQPPTQSAPPAPQQQQPPPTSSTSAQQPLPKHRLSSYSSPASLVKTPTTALAGQTPPQPQTQSYSPSQPPLSHLPQSYGGFSSPQAQDLSSAGVRKGYGSLGGQSQSYSADVVYGTDSAYGSLPSSLGGEGSPSIGYGPGHSPALLRSGGPSGGGTSGGGGSSSSGGGTSGSGGGGATSSMANERGGGGGGSYHIPESIPSPSANSGINRPGLHSPAPACPTKTPGGTGSNKYISSVLSPTFMSSPQGYPDTRGPRPQSYHPNSNKTKSDPSSMLGVGSQRSQEDVDDDFLIQHLFQAQASPVPQASHHHSQQQQSQQTAQQQAPPQPVSSTTDGGKGLSSYELGKSSEERCHLQSVIRTHSAISSTESGGGVTGLDRQLEMSLKKQQQQQQRNDRRGGGRIGGRGSAEQSHPLLHHSLGSVVHYGRGDPYSQHSLGPQHSSHPQQQHTASHAHLQSLAHMDPQKKPQERSELVYPRKTPEVQQQQHSQSQASASLMDSPTHQSRQTPHLLQSVLSHTTRNKMEPHQQQQHSVSQQQAMMDGAGGRMGPNKHQTPTQQASQLQLQLQSQALEAAVAATHYSHGPPQQDQSQSKQQQQSSVVSSLDMLECSLSQTSSTDGGGVEERRGGGGGGSGECRMQQEQQRLASHHPQHSEVHSLLSEPDMGLSASSQVHHLPQHHQQQQHPNSHHQQSHSGHHSQGHAHPLSNHLPPPSASTHSQQQKSQSHPSQLTLGQQVQLDQQQRSEQHPFDTVSPVEKSGGQSQNHFVPLTSICFPDSLLQDEDRSFFPGMEDMFCSDDYSKSSCAGESAGPMQGEMNKEGPGDGHEEAMKANSGRGSGGGSGRASYDMHGHHGGDQGYVQYCHGLSESGSSTMDLESLKTHELPSTVNTEQLGLIQLQGPGGMGVTGPGKLSSSPGGCAGGTGVSSGGLTSPIFCSSRPKKLLKSSSFHLLKERRDPNTLPKKSYAQEYEFEDDEDKDNQPADIRLNSRRLPDLLPDLVSSCRKTGGGAGGGGTLSPLMGDLNFYHSTGYPPLGPPPQLMSQDVVKKRGRKPTKQKREGPPRPRGRPRIRPQPEQHTPCGMLTGEMGGGTGLGGGNGGGMDGKLGRDRGSGCRVRRNDMFMEMTRKDQTQQHHLQQQQHQLHHQAPQHQEPIPPLKIKLPIGSMSSSDDLLRIDSLSGTDPALSDGSVGSAPSLGLSPGPPCGGTDSNRTQNKSKQNSQMLSDGVDGEGMDGRVDEKDSESKAGFMASFMDFLKSGKRPQGLEMPVGMESGHGDASPLKCGGLCPLSSVPPPFGEGEGNGGLALVGCPSPCKRTLDDELKRNLETLPSFSSDEEDSVGKNQDLQKSISSAISALYDTPQLAFQPPPPPPPPQSQPQPRQAQLTSTPLQPPTLSPQTPSHTPHTQLQAAEPLPSRSPRKHQSPPPPPSASPAQSFSPSPPPSPLPPLSLPSSPLPPQEAAQQQKSQPLSPLPPFNPSPLHPAPATLPLYPSPLHPASATLPLSSPLPQSSPATEFPKYSPEPRASPEEAPGSQVTSLHVAQKQEDAAIAGESEEDESESGGEGIFRERDEFVVRVEDIATMKLALKTGREPPPIWRVQKALLQKFSPEIKDGERQFCATSNYLGYFGDAKRRYQRLYVKFLENVNKKDYVRVCSRRPWHRPSGLRRQALPKIASPPPTTLTPPRAEREQRVAPPREPVQHEPRERTRAKNEQREKATAGLKEKQREKEKRVQPSQEKPEKRAASVATMERGKGKEEKKGGVEKEKMECPPKSKPAKVKAEPPLKKRKKWLKVPSSSDSDSSEEAASEDEMPVRGGVNNRAMREMFRSYVEMLVSTALDPDMIQALEDTDDELYLPGMRKIDSIIVEQKRRLMRRVNMGTQHQEALHTYPQMAGDPLDSGAVRVRFSGEGYNRKTLNRVKKSLPKPQDLKLSTESCRIYSLYHSLHHYKYHTFLHCKKETNTIEQAAEDPGQEEVVQQCMANHGWLDTLFNSFIELLTLSTKA